A part of Pararoseomonas sp. SCSIO 73927 genomic DNA contains:
- a CDS encoding iron-containing alcohol dehydrogenase produces MPDPALSCFGMGWPNPALFGCGSIAQLGGRLRGLGATRVLLASDAGLQRAGLVDRVAGLLRDAGLAVEIDTGVSPNPREAEVEAMHALWGATGCNAIVALGDGSTIDAVKGACLRRFTGRSLGSLFDDGIHEAPHQPLRFVAVPTTSGTGSETTLGAVLKTPRRKLVLRSEHLRPALTVLDPELVASLPPRATAATGLDVIMHALGVLTSNRPHPIGDMVGAEAMRRAAAHLPRAVADGGDLEARSEMMLASYLAGHGITLKGVDGIHGLSTPVESLTDCIHADSLGVIFPHVMRFNMPVAAGRYAWIARMIGAAGADASEEGAAEALVTHLVVLRDRFGMPDRLGALGVERGMIPELARQAGLSAATKGNARPLDAADAVALYERMI; encoded by the coding sequence ATGCCCGATCCCGCGCTCTCATGCTTCGGTATGGGCTGGCCGAACCCGGCCCTCTTCGGCTGCGGCAGCATCGCGCAGCTCGGCGGGCGGCTGCGCGGGCTGGGTGCCACGCGCGTGCTCCTCGCCTCCGATGCGGGCCTGCAAAGGGCGGGGCTGGTGGACCGCGTGGCCGGCCTGCTCCGGGATGCCGGCCTCGCCGTGGAGATCGACACCGGCGTCAGCCCCAACCCGCGCGAGGCGGAGGTGGAGGCGATGCACGCGCTCTGGGGCGCCACGGGCTGCAACGCGATCGTCGCGCTCGGCGATGGCAGCACGATCGATGCGGTGAAGGGCGCCTGCTTGCGCCGCTTCACCGGCCGCTCCCTCGGCAGCCTCTTCGACGACGGCATCCACGAAGCCCCGCACCAGCCGCTGCGCTTCGTCGCCGTCCCCACCACCTCCGGCACGGGCAGCGAGACGACGCTGGGCGCGGTGCTGAAGACGCCGCGGCGCAAGCTGGTGCTGCGGAGCGAGCACCTGCGGCCGGCGCTCACCGTGCTCGACCCGGAACTGGTGGCGAGCCTTCCCCCGCGCGCCACCGCCGCCACGGGGCTGGACGTGATCATGCACGCGCTGGGCGTCCTCACCTCCAACCGCCCGCACCCGATCGGCGACATGGTCGGGGCCGAGGCCATGCGGCGGGCGGCGGCCCACCTCCCCCGCGCGGTGGCGGATGGCGGCGACCTGGAGGCGCGGTCCGAGATGATGCTGGCCAGCTACCTGGCGGGGCACGGCATCACGCTGAAGGGCGTGGACGGCATTCACGGCCTCTCGACGCCGGTGGAGTCCCTGACGGACTGCATCCACGCCGATTCCCTCGGCGTGATCTTCCCCCATGTCATGCGCTTCAACATGCCGGTCGCGGCCGGGCGATATGCCTGGATTGCGCGGATGATCGGCGCCGCGGGGGCGGATGCCTCGGAGGAGGGCGCGGCAGAGGCGCTGGTGACACACCTCGTCGTCCTGCGGGACCGCTTCGGCATGCCGGACCGTCTCGGCGCGCTCGGCGTGGAGCGCGGCATGATCCCGGAACTGGCCCGGCAGGCCGGGCTGAGCGCGGCGACCAAGGGAAATGCGCGCCCGCTGGATGCCGCGGACGCCGTCGCGCTCTACGAGAGGATGATCTGA
- a CDS encoding CoA transferase encodes MPAPLHGLRVLDFSELLPGPFLTGCLAELGAEVLKVERPPAGDPVRRMSPGVFGAVNRGKGSVLIDLKRPEGRERALSLVAEHDVLVESFRPGVMARLGLGYADLAAANPRLIYASLSGYGQDGPLAAVPGHDLNYLSVAGMQSISGGGAGVPVADLCGSVYGLAGVLAALVQRGATGRGQFLDVSLTECALHWMNPRLGRFAGAGAETLEAQRRMSLARPGYGAFPCRDGKAISIGALEDHFWGRLATALQLAPYDTASHARMAQRVPETEAINARIAERCAGEDRDGLLERLIAADVPAAPVLAPGELAGFPHFVARGAMQGTETGPLARFPVRLEGMEPPGPAPALDAGAGR; translated from the coding sequence ATGCCCGCCCCGCTGCACGGCCTGCGCGTGCTCGACTTCTCGGAGCTTCTTCCCGGCCCCTTCCTGACGGGCTGCCTGGCGGAGCTCGGCGCCGAGGTGCTGAAGGTGGAGCGGCCGCCCGCGGGCGACCCGGTGCGGCGGATGTCCCCCGGCGTCTTCGGGGCGGTGAACCGCGGCAAGGGCAGCGTGCTGATCGACCTGAAGCGGCCGGAGGGCCGCGAGAGGGCGCTGTCCCTGGTGGCGGAGCACGACGTGCTGGTGGAGAGTTTCCGCCCGGGCGTGATGGCGCGGCTGGGGCTGGGCTACGCGGATCTGGCGGCGGCCAACCCTCGCCTGATCTACGCCTCGCTGAGCGGCTACGGGCAGGACGGGCCCTTGGCCGCGGTGCCCGGCCACGACCTGAACTACCTGTCGGTGGCGGGGATGCAGTCCATCTCCGGCGGCGGCGCGGGCGTGCCGGTGGCGGACCTCTGTGGCTCGGTCTACGGGCTGGCGGGCGTGCTGGCGGCCCTGGTGCAGCGCGGCGCCACCGGACGGGGGCAGTTCCTCGACGTGTCGCTGACGGAGTGCGCCCTGCACTGGATGAACCCGCGCCTCGGCCGCTTCGCCGGCGCGGGGGCGGAGACGCTGGAGGCGCAGCGGCGCATGTCCCTCGCCCGCCCGGGCTACGGCGCTTTCCCGTGCCGGGACGGCAAGGCCATCAGCATCGGCGCGCTGGAGGACCACTTCTGGGGCCGCCTCGCCACGGCCCTGCAACTGGCCCCTTACGACACGGCCAGTCACGCGCGGATGGCCCAGCGTGTGCCGGAGACCGAGGCGATCAACGCCCGGATCGCCGAGCGCTGCGCCGGGGAGGACCGCGACGGGCTGCTGGAGCGCCTGATCGCCGCCGATGTGCCAGCCGCGCCGGTGCTGGCGCCGGGCGAGCTGGCAGGCTTCCCCCATTTCGTGGCGCGCGGCGCGATGCAGGGGACGGAGACGGGCCCGCTCGCCCGCTTCCCCGTGCGGCTGGAGGGCATGGAACCGCCCGGGCCCGCGCCCGCGCTGGACGCGGGAGCCGGCCGGTGA
- a CDS encoding glucose 1-dehydrogenase, with product MSAAPPPRIARDLEGKVAIVTGAGSRAEGIGNGRAAAILLAEAGVGVVLVDSERAWAERTAEMIAGEGGHSVVVEADVTRPEDCRRIVEEAVARFGGVDVLVNNVGIGGPKGTAVEVDLEAWNHGLLVNVTSMMLMAKFAVPEMVRRGGGAIVNIASVAGLRGGTPNLLYPTSKGAVVNMTRAMAVHHAREGIRVNCVCPGMLHTPMMYAGGMTEEMREARRNRSLLRTEGSGWDCGAAVLYLASGHARWVTGTILPVDAGATATSSLDLPDRRQPPP from the coding sequence GTGAGCGCCGCCCCCCCGCCGCGCATCGCGCGGGACCTGGAGGGCAAGGTGGCGATCGTCACCGGCGCGGGATCGCGCGCCGAGGGCATCGGCAACGGCCGCGCCGCCGCCATCCTCCTGGCCGAGGCCGGGGTGGGCGTGGTTCTTGTGGATTCGGAGCGCGCCTGGGCCGAGCGGACGGCGGAGATGATCGCCGGGGAGGGCGGCCATTCCGTGGTGGTCGAGGCCGACGTGACGCGGCCGGAGGATTGCAGGCGGATCGTGGAGGAGGCCGTCGCCCGCTTCGGCGGCGTGGACGTTCTGGTGAACAATGTCGGCATCGGCGGCCCGAAGGGGACGGCGGTGGAGGTGGACCTGGAGGCCTGGAACCACGGCCTTCTCGTGAACGTCACCTCCATGATGCTGATGGCGAAGTTCGCGGTGCCGGAGATGGTGCGGCGCGGCGGCGGGGCGATCGTGAACATCGCCTCCGTCGCGGGGCTGCGCGGGGGCACGCCGAACCTCCTCTACCCGACATCGAAGGGCGCGGTGGTGAACATGACCCGCGCCATGGCCGTGCACCACGCGCGGGAGGGCATCCGGGTGAACTGCGTCTGCCCGGGCATGCTGCACACGCCGATGATGTACGCGGGCGGCATGACGGAGGAGATGCGGGAGGCCCGGCGCAACCGGTCCCTCCTCCGCACGGAGGGATCGGGCTGGGATTGCGGGGCGGCGGTGCTCTACCTCGCTTCCGGCCATGCGCGCTGGGTCACGGGCACGATCCTGCCGGTGGATGCGGGCGCGACGGCCACCAGCTCGCTCGACCTGCCGGACCGGCGGCAGCCGCCGCCCTAG
- a CDS encoding acetate--CoA ligase family protein, producing the protein MSGFSDLSPLFDPRSVVLVGASERAASVGGRTLANIVDHSDFRGTLHLVNATRPEVRGLPCHRRVADLPSAPELAVIAVPAAGVMEALRECAAIGVKVCVILTSGFGETGEEGRAVEAEMRALAQSTGMRLYGPNCPGVTNINRRLGFTFSPAFKDDLRPGPIGLATQGGGLGRNLMQAMERGAGFALWCSTGNEVDLQVADFIHYMAGAPDVRVIGTILEGIKDGPRFLAAARAAAEAGKPVVALKVGRSEYGMRAAASHTASLTGSAEVNSAAFRQTGMIEVDDVDELVDVASLLARGRPRRGARIAVFGSSGGACALAADMVGQAGIVLAEFALETIAVLAEKLPSFAALGNPVDTTTVTLTNPAVIEETLAAVANDPAVSLVMLPMPLDYGPVSLTVAERMAAAQRLSPVPLVPVWMSERTGAAYRHFAEAGMVPVRSLRNAAKAFRRFIDRGAWEAGAMPRGLGAGPPDGPTRTLSEAEGKEMLRAAGLAVPDGAIARSGAEAAEIASRLALPVAVKIASADILHKSDIGGVALGLRTAEEAGAAFEAVTRAARAHHPEARIEGALVERMAPSGGQEVLLSVSRDPVLGQVMTCGLGGIHVELLRDVSRRLLPVDAAEAGRMLRELRGFPLLRGLRGAPPCDLEALCAAMAALSALVETRPEGIEEIEINPLRVGAVGEGAWALDAVVTLRG; encoded by the coding sequence ATGAGCGGCTTCTCCGATCTCTCCCCGCTCTTCGACCCGCGCTCCGTCGTGCTCGTCGGCGCCTCGGAGCGCGCAGCGAGCGTGGGCGGGCGTACGCTGGCCAACATCGTGGACCACTCGGATTTCCGCGGCACCCTGCACCTGGTGAACGCGACGCGGCCGGAGGTGCGGGGCCTGCCCTGCCACCGGCGCGTCGCCGACCTGCCCTCCGCGCCGGAGCTGGCCGTGATCGCCGTGCCCGCCGCCGGGGTGATGGAGGCGCTGCGCGAGTGCGCGGCGATCGGCGTGAAGGTCTGCGTCATCCTCACCTCCGGCTTCGGCGAGACGGGCGAGGAGGGCCGGGCGGTCGAGGCGGAGATGAGGGCGCTGGCGCAGTCCACGGGGATGCGCCTCTACGGTCCGAACTGCCCGGGCGTGACGAACATCAACCGGCGGCTCGGCTTCACCTTCTCCCCCGCCTTCAAGGACGACCTGCGCCCCGGCCCGATCGGGCTGGCGACGCAGGGCGGCGGGCTCGGGCGGAACCTGATGCAGGCCATGGAGCGCGGGGCGGGCTTCGCCCTGTGGTGCTCCACCGGCAACGAGGTGGACCTGCAGGTCGCCGACTTCATTCACTACATGGCGGGCGCGCCCGACGTGCGGGTGATCGGCACGATCTTGGAGGGGATCAAGGACGGGCCGCGCTTCCTCGCCGCGGCGCGGGCGGCGGCGGAGGCCGGGAAGCCGGTCGTGGCGCTGAAGGTCGGCCGCTCGGAGTACGGGATGCGGGCGGCGGCGTCGCATACCGCCTCGCTCACCGGCTCGGCCGAGGTGAACAGCGCCGCGTTCCGCCAGACCGGCATGATCGAGGTGGACGACGTGGACGAGCTGGTGGACGTCGCCTCCCTGCTCGCGCGCGGGCGGCCACGGCGGGGGGCGCGGATCGCCGTGTTCGGCTCCTCCGGCGGGGCCTGCGCGCTGGCGGCGGACATGGTGGGGCAGGCCGGCATCGTGCTGGCGGAGTTCGCGCTGGAGACCATCGCGGTCCTGGCGGAGAAGCTCCCCTCCTTCGCCGCCCTCGGCAACCCCGTGGACACGACCACGGTCACCCTGACGAACCCGGCCGTGATCGAGGAGACGCTGGCGGCGGTCGCGAACGACCCCGCCGTGTCGCTGGTGATGCTGCCGATGCCGCTCGACTACGGCCCCGTCTCGCTGACCGTTGCGGAGCGGATGGCGGCGGCGCAGCGGCTCTCCCCCGTGCCGCTCGTCCCGGTCTGGATGAGCGAGCGCACGGGCGCGGCCTACCGCCACTTCGCGGAGGCGGGGATGGTGCCGGTCCGCAGCCTTCGCAACGCCGCCAAGGCGTTCCGCCGCTTCATCGACCGCGGCGCGTGGGAGGCGGGCGCGATGCCGCGGGGCCTGGGCGCCGGGCCGCCGGACGGGCCCACCCGGACGCTGTCCGAGGCGGAGGGGAAGGAGATGCTGCGCGCGGCCGGGCTCGCGGTGCCGGACGGCGCCATCGCCCGCTCGGGCGCCGAGGCGGCGGAGATCGCCTCGCGGCTGGCCTTACCGGTCGCGGTGAAGATCGCCAGCGCCGACATCCTCCACAAGTCCGACATCGGCGGTGTGGCGCTCGGGCTGCGGACGGCGGAGGAGGCGGGCGCGGCCTTCGAGGCTGTCACCCGCGCCGCCCGCGCGCATCACCCGGAGGCGCGGATCGAGGGCGCTCTGGTGGAGCGCATGGCGCCTTCCGGCGGGCAGGAGGTCCTGCTCTCCGTCTCGCGCGACCCGGTGCTGGGCCAGGTGATGACCTGCGGGCTGGGCGGCATCCATGTGGAGCTGCTCCGCGACGTGTCCCGCCGCCTCCTGCCCGTCGATGCCGCCGAGGCCGGGCGCATGCTGCGGGAGCTGCGCGGCTTCCCGCTGCTGAGGGGCCTGCGCGGCGCGCCGCCCTGCGACCTGGAGGCGCTCTGCGCGGCCATGGCGGCCCTCTCCGCCCTGGTCGAGACGCGGCCGGAGGGGATCGAGGAGATCGAGATTAACCCCCTGCGCGTCGGCGCGGTGGGCGAGGGCGCCTGGGCGCTGGACGCGGTGGTGACGCTGCGGGGCTGA
- a CDS encoding acyl-CoA dehydrogenase: protein MAVDLTPEQELLRDNVRRFMERRVAPVINGHEAAKTFPFEILGELAEFGYLGGRLPEADGGFGLDYVTWGMLLEQSGYFWMSLRTLVNITNGAINRLHAYGTPEQHARFMRPLLENRRRACFGLTEPDTGSNAAGVQARADRRGDTYVLNGRKMWITNGANADFAIVIARTFSPDCDGGLSAFIVEREVSPYDVRPLDTMVLRCTGTAELGFSDVVIPRENLLGEEGGAFRNVLKGLNAARVNIAMGAVGAAQAALDLSVEYARTRKQFGKPIGSFQLIQKHIVDMTIRTEAARALAYNAATALDRGRDARTECSIAKLYATEAAHEVANMALQVHGGMGYSTDYPIERIFRDTRGGMIPEGTTEIQTLIAGREILGLSALT from the coding sequence GTGGCCGTTGACCTCACCCCCGAGCAGGAGCTGCTGCGCGACAACGTGCGCCGCTTCATGGAGCGCCGCGTCGCGCCCGTGATCAACGGGCACGAGGCGGCGAAGACCTTTCCCTTCGAGATCCTGGGGGAGTTGGCGGAGTTCGGCTATCTTGGCGGCCGGCTGCCGGAGGCCGATGGCGGCTTCGGGCTGGACTACGTCACCTGGGGCATGCTGCTGGAGCAGAGCGGCTACTTCTGGATGTCGCTCCGGACGCTGGTGAACATCACCAACGGCGCCATCAACCGGCTGCACGCCTACGGCACGCCGGAGCAGCACGCGCGCTTCATGCGGCCGCTGCTGGAGAACCGGCGGCGCGCCTGCTTCGGGCTCACGGAGCCGGACACCGGATCCAACGCCGCCGGCGTCCAGGCGCGGGCCGACCGCAGGGGCGACACCTACGTCCTCAACGGACGGAAGATGTGGATCACCAACGGCGCGAACGCCGACTTTGCCATCGTCATCGCCCGCACCTTCAGCCCGGACTGCGACGGCGGGCTCTCCGCCTTCATCGTGGAGCGGGAGGTCTCGCCCTACGACGTGCGGCCGCTGGACACGATGGTGCTGCGCTGCACCGGCACGGCGGAGCTGGGCTTCAGCGACGTGGTCATCCCGCGGGAGAACCTGCTGGGCGAGGAGGGCGGCGCCTTCCGGAACGTGCTGAAGGGGCTGAACGCCGCGCGGGTAAACATCGCCATGGGCGCGGTGGGGGCGGCGCAGGCCGCGCTGGATCTCTCCGTGGAGTACGCGAGGACCCGCAAGCAGTTCGGCAAGCCCATTGGCAGCTTCCAGCTGATCCAGAAGCACATCGTCGACATGACGATCCGCACGGAGGCGGCCCGCGCCCTGGCCTACAACGCCGCCACGGCACTGGACCGCGGGCGCGACGCGCGCACGGAGTGCTCCATCGCCAAGCTCTACGCGACGGAGGCGGCGCACGAGGTGGCGAACATGGCGCTGCAGGTGCATGGCGGCATGGGCTACTCCACCGACTACCCGATCGAGCGCATCTTCCGCGACACGCGCGGCGGCATGATCCCGGAGGGGACGACGGAGATCCAGACCCTCATCGCCGGGCGGGAGATCCTCGGGCTCTCGGCGCTGACATGA
- a CDS encoding IclR family transcriptional regulator: MPTTVPATLRTLAVFEVFAREQRDLSNAEVARLIGLAESSTSDLLHTLHEAGYLLRTVRSRRFYPTRRLLEVARQSAERDPIATFAADAIAALSERTGETAICGRPDGMRVQVVAIQEGSHPLRFMLRPGERLAMHASALGKALLALMPPEEMRRAVRARPLRQLGPATITDPARLEAAVEEVRARGWAWVAGEAGEGVAAIAIAGLVGGEPLAVSLAGPTSRLEASRDAYRAALEEARPLLFGPSQSTG; this comes from the coding sequence ATGCCGACCACCGTCCCGGCGACCCTGCGCACCCTCGCCGTCTTCGAGGTCTTCGCCCGGGAGCAGCGCGACCTCTCCAACGCCGAGGTCGCCCGCCTCATCGGCCTGGCGGAGAGCAGCACCTCGGACCTGCTGCACACGCTGCACGAGGCGGGATACCTGCTCCGCACCGTCCGCTCCCGCCGCTTCTATCCCACGCGCCGCCTTCTGGAGGTCGCGCGGCAGTCGGCGGAGCGGGACCCGATCGCCACCTTCGCGGCGGACGCCATCGCGGCGCTGAGCGAGCGCACGGGCGAGACCGCCATTTGCGGCCGGCCGGACGGCATGCGCGTGCAGGTCGTCGCCATCCAGGAGGGCAGCCATCCCCTGCGCTTCATGCTGCGGCCGGGGGAGCGCCTGGCCATGCACGCCTCCGCGCTCGGCAAGGCGCTGCTCGCGCTGATGCCGCCGGAGGAGATGCGCCGGGCGGTCCGCGCCCGCCCCCTGCGCCAGCTCGGCCCCGCCACCATCACGGACCCCGCCCGGCTGGAAGCGGCGGTGGAGGAGGTGCGGGCGCGGGGATGGGCCTGGGTGGCCGGCGAGGCGGGCGAGGGCGTGGCCGCCATCGCCATCGCCGGGCTGGTCGGCGGAGAGCCCCTGGCCGTCTCCCTCGCCGGCCCCACCAGCCGGCTGGAGGCGAGCCGGGACGCCTATCGCGCCGCGCTGGAGGAGGCGCGCCCCCTCCTCTTCGGCCCCAGCCAGTCCACGGGGTGA
- a CDS encoding tripartite tricarboxylate transporter substrate binding protein: MRITRRALGLGMAALGAAGGVGRAAAQGGYPNRSITWIVPFTPAGITDVNSRLFARKLGAELGQTVIIDNRPGAGGTLGTEMGARAAPDGYTMMYGTQGTLATAPALFRRLPYDPLRSFIPIQAMFETPNVLVVHPSRPYRTAKDLIAYAKANPGKVNFGSSGVGTGTHLAAVLFQTVAGIEMTHVPYPGSGPALTDLIAGTLDIMFDYAVATRDHIEGNRLRPLLVTAKERIPAVPEVPTVTEIGLPEAASAAWSGILLPAGSPPKAVERLAAEAAVTIRDPEIRRVAESNGSRPMVELSRDSFARFIEAEIPRWAEIVRRSGAQPS; encoded by the coding sequence ATGCGGATCACCAGACGGGCCCTGGGCCTGGGGATGGCGGCGCTCGGCGCTGCGGGTGGCGTCGGGCGCGCGGCGGCGCAGGGCGGCTATCCCAACCGCTCGATCACCTGGATCGTGCCCTTCACCCCGGCGGGGATCACGGACGTCAATTCCCGCCTCTTCGCGCGCAAGCTCGGCGCGGAGCTCGGCCAGACCGTCATCATCGACAACCGCCCCGGCGCCGGCGGCACCCTGGGGACGGAGATGGGCGCGCGCGCCGCGCCCGACGGCTACACGATGATGTACGGAACCCAGGGCACGCTCGCCACCGCGCCCGCCCTCTTCCGGCGCCTGCCCTACGATCCCCTGCGCAGCTTCATCCCCATCCAGGCCATGTTCGAGACGCCGAACGTGCTGGTGGTCCATCCCTCCCGCCCCTACCGCACGGCGAAGGACTTGATCGCCTATGCCAAGGCCAATCCGGGCAAGGTGAATTTCGGCAGCTCCGGCGTGGGCACCGGCACGCACCTGGCCGCCGTGCTGTTCCAGACCGTGGCCGGCATCGAGATGACGCACGTGCCCTATCCCGGAAGCGGCCCGGCGCTGACGGACCTGATCGCGGGCACGCTGGACATCATGTTCGACTACGCCGTCGCCACGCGGGATCACATCGAGGGCAACCGCCTGCGCCCGCTGCTGGTCACGGCGAAGGAGCGGATTCCGGCGGTGCCGGAGGTGCCCACCGTGACGGAGATCGGCCTGCCGGAGGCCGCCTCCGCCGCCTGGTCCGGCATCCTCCTCCCCGCCGGCTCCCCGCCCAAGGCGGTGGAGAGGCTGGCCGCGGAGGCCGCCGTGACGATCCGCGACCCGGAGATCCGCCGCGTGGCCGAATCCAACGGCAGCCGCCCGATGGTGGAACTGAGCCGCGACAGCTTCGCGCGCTTCATCGAGGCGGAGATCCCGCGCTGGGCGGAGATCGTCCGCCGCTCCGGCGCGCAGCCGAGCTGA
- a CDS encoding tripartite tricarboxylate transporter substrate binding protein, protein MPIGRRALALGGLALAGQALRPGRAAAQGTTPYPSRPITWIVPFNAAGVTDSTSRLAARKLGGRLGQPVVIENRPGAGGTLGTEYAARAAPDGYTVLYGTNAAMAGAPALYRRLGYHPVRSFTPLQGLFESSNVLVANPSRPYRTAEEFIRFARAKPGRVNLAHAGVGTSTHLTAVLFESIAGIEMTHVAYTGAAPALTDLLAGNVDVMFDYVATTRDAIADGRMRPLAVTARARIPALPDVPTVAEVGLPDAWSSTWSGLFMPAGAPAPMVERLTAAAASVIRDPEMRAFGEGNGSRPMEELSGEAFGRFVAAEMERWGEIVRRSGAQPL, encoded by the coding sequence ATGCCCATCGGCCGACGCGCCCTCGCCCTCGGCGGCCTCGCCCTTGCCGGGCAGGCCCTCCGTCCAGGCCGCGCAGCGGCGCAGGGAACCACCCCCTACCCGTCCCGCCCCATCACCTGGATCGTGCCCTTCAACGCGGCGGGGGTGACCGACTCCACTTCCCGCCTCGCCGCCCGCAAGCTCGGCGGGAGGCTCGGCCAGCCCGTGGTGATCGAGAACCGGCCCGGCGCCGGCGGCACGCTGGGCACGGAGTACGCCGCGCGCGCCGCGCCGGACGGCTACACCGTCCTCTACGGCACCAACGCCGCCATGGCCGGAGCCCCCGCCCTGTACCGCCGCCTGGGCTACCACCCCGTCCGCAGCTTCACGCCGCTGCAGGGCCTGTTCGAATCCTCTAACGTGCTCGTCGCCAACCCCTCGCGCCCTTACCGCACGGCCGAGGAGTTCATCCGCTTCGCCCGCGCCAAGCCCGGGCGCGTCAACCTCGCTCATGCCGGCGTCGGCACCTCCACGCACCTCACGGCCGTGCTGTTCGAGTCCATCGCCGGAATCGAGATGACCCACGTCGCCTACACCGGCGCCGCGCCCGCGCTGACCGACCTCCTGGCGGGCAACGTGGACGTGATGTTCGACTACGTGGCCACCACGCGGGACGCCATCGCCGACGGCCGCATGCGCCCGCTCGCCGTCACCGCCCGGGCGCGCATCCCCGCCCTGCCCGACGTGCCCACGGTGGCGGAAGTCGGGCTGCCCGACGCCTGGTCCTCCACCTGGTCGGGCCTCTTCATGCCGGCCGGCGCGCCCGCGCCGATGGTCGAGCGCCTGACCGCCGCCGCCGCTTCCGTGATCCGAGACCCGGAGATGCGCGCCTTCGGCGAAGGCAACGGCAGCCGCCCGATGGAGGAGCTGAGCGGCGAGGCGTTTGGCCGCTTCGTCGCAGCGGAAATGGAGCGCTGGGGCGAGATCGTCCGCCGGTCGGGCGCGCAGCCCCTCTGA